One segment of Sporanaerobacter acetigenes DSM 13106 DNA contains the following:
- a CDS encoding DUF2975 domain-containing protein translates to MKQTELVKWLKIIIVFAALLGLFLCFVLAPNIGKDTAAMYPEVDYMFWPCLIFIWITAIPFYIALYKGWLMCKEISKDNSFCLDNAKRLKDIGKLALFESIFYFVGMIILLNMNLLHPSIFFMMVFIIFVGISIGIVSFALSHLVEKASELKDENDLTI, encoded by the coding sequence ATGAAACAAACGGAATTGGTAAAATGGTTAAAGATCATAATTGTCTTTGCAGCTTTGCTGGGCTTGTTTTTATGCTTTGTTCTTGCCCCAAATATAGGGAAAGATACTGCGGCTATGTATCCTGAAGTGGATTATATGTTTTGGCCTTGCTTGATTTTCATCTGGATTACTGCAATACCATTTTACATTGCTCTTTATAAAGGATGGTTGATGTGCAAAGAAATTTCAAAGGACAATTCATTTTGCCTAGATAATGCTAAACGCTTAAAAGATATAGGTAAACTAGCTTTGTTTGAGTCTATATTTTATTTTGTAGGAATGATTATTTTACTTAATATGAATTTGTTACATCCTAGTATTTTTTTTATGATGGTGTTTATTATTTTTGTTGGTATTTCAATTGGGATTGTTTCTTTTGCACTTTCTCATCTTGTTGAGAAGGCAAGTGAATTGAAAGATGAAAATGATTTGACGATATGA
- a CDS encoding alpha-L-fucosidase has product MNLVEERTKRTQWFLKDRFGMFIHFGLYSIPARGEWIRSNEKMSKEDYQIYFDEFNPINYDPKSWARAAKEAGMKYAVMTAKHHDGFCLFDSKFTEYKSTNTKAKRDLIREYVEAFREEGLKVGLYYSTIDWYHADFPHYNDRHHPMRENVSYKNVQHDFQRYLEYMHGQVRELCTNYGKIDILWFDFSYDDMSGEKWKATELINMVRTLQPDVIIDNRLEASGENAGSIRTSNPSFFAGDFASPEQIIPPEGIVDENGNSIPWEACITMNNHWGYCSTDKNYKSAKMIIRKLVECVSKNGNLLLNIGPNAKGEFPVESLNILKEIGIWMKNNGESIYNCGKSELPKPEWGYYTQNKNNLYAHIFEPSIGPIGLSGLKDKVEKVRLLSDSSEIRIINPWNTLDFEDYIFFNFGSPEQLTYPLPDNIDTVVELELM; this is encoded by the coding sequence ATGAATCTTGTAGAAGAAAGAACTAAAAGAACCCAGTGGTTTTTGAAAGACAGATTTGGGATGTTTATTCATTTTGGACTTTATTCAATACCCGCAAGAGGTGAATGGATAAGAAGCAATGAAAAAATGTCTAAAGAGGATTATCAGATATATTTTGATGAGTTCAATCCTATTAACTATGACCCAAAATCTTGGGCTCGTGCTGCAAAAGAAGCTGGAATGAAATATGCAGTTATGACAGCAAAACATCATGATGGTTTTTGCCTTTTTGATAGCAAATTTACAGAATATAAATCAACGAATACAAAAGCAAAAAGAGATTTGATAAGAGAATATGTTGAGGCATTTCGTGAAGAAGGTTTGAAGGTTGGTCTTTATTATTCTACTATTGACTGGTATCATGCTGATTTTCCTCATTATAATGATAGACATCATCCCATGAGAGAAAATGTTTCTTATAAAAATGTCCAGCATGATTTTCAAAGATATCTTGAATATATGCATGGACAGGTTCGTGAACTATGCACCAATTATGGAAAGATTGACATCCTTTGGTTTGACTTTTCTTATGATGATATGTCTGGTGAAAAGTGGAAAGCCACAGAACTTATCAATATGGTGAGAACTTTGCAGCCTGATGTGATCATTGACAATAGACTAGAAGCTAGTGGAGAAAATGCAGGTAGCATTAGAACAAGTAATCCAAGTTTTTTTGCAGGCGATTTTGCTTCCCCTGAACAGATAATTCCTCCTGAAGGTATAGTTGATGAAAATGGCAATTCAATCCCTTGGGAAGCATGTATCACAATGAACAATCATTGGGGATATTGTTCAACTGACAAGAATTATAAATCTGCTAAAATGATAATTCGAAAATTGGTAGAATGTGTCAGCAAAAACGGGAATCTACTACTAAATATTGGACCAAATGCAAAGGGAGAATTTCCTGTTGAATCTTTAAATATCTTGAAAGAAATAGGAATTTGGATGAAAAACAATGGAGAGAGTATTTACAATTGTGGCAAGTCAGAGCTTCCAAAACCTGAATGGGGATATTATACTCAAAATAAAAACAATCTCTATGCCCATATATTTGAACCAAGTATAGGTCCAATAGGACTTTCAGGTTTAAAAGATAAAGTGGAAAAAGTCAGACTTTTATCTGATAGTTCAGAAATAAGAATAATAAACCCATGGAATACTTTAGATTTTGAAGATTACATCTTTTTTAATTTTGGTAGTCCTGAACAGCTTACATACCCACTACCTGATAATATTGACACAGTTGTAGAGCTAGAACTTATGTGA
- a CDS encoding HAD family hydrolase gives MAVKRKRLYRQEGVTEQMSKYKGIIFDLDGTLLNTIEDIGDSMNGVLETFNLPIYSYEEYKKKIGGGFRKLTLNSFPEKIDEETIDKALDMLYKNYDRRYLNKTRPYESIDNLLNSLVEEGIKLGVNSNKKDEYTKSLIEKFFKTIPFVKVYGERNGIPNKPDPATALEIAQLMNLNPEEVLFIGDSNTDIVTAKNAHMDSVGVLWGFRNREELCKYGASYIVSNCEEILYIVEGGKGTF, from the coding sequence TTGGCTGTAAAAAGGAAAAGATTATATAGACAAGAAGGAGTGACTGAACAAATGAGTAAATATAAAGGTATTATTTTTGATTTAGATGGGACATTGCTAAATACAATTGAAGATATAGGGGATAGTATGAATGGAGTCCTTGAAACATTTAACCTACCTATCTATTCTTATGAAGAATATAAGAAAAAAATAGGAGGAGGATTTAGAAAGTTAACATTAAATAGCTTTCCAGAAAAAATTGATGAAGAGACAATTGACAAAGCTCTAGACATGCTTTATAAAAACTATGATAGAAGATATCTCAACAAGACTAGACCATATGAATCAATTGATAATCTATTGAATTCATTAGTTGAGGAGGGTATAAAGCTAGGTGTTAATTCAAATAAAAAGGATGAATATACCAAGAGTTTAATTGAAAAATTTTTTAAAACTATACCATTTGTTAAAGTCTACGGTGAGAGAAATGGAATTCCAAATAAGCCAGATCCCGCTACAGCTTTAGAAATTGCACAGCTCATGAATCTTAATCCAGAAGAAGTATTGTTTATAGGAGATTCAAATACAGATATTGTGACAGCAAAAAATGCACATATGGATAGTGTAGGAGTACTATGGGGATTTAGAAATCGTGAGGAACTATGCAAATATGGTGCAAGCTATATAGTTTCAAATTGTGAAGAAATTTTATATATAGTAGAGGGTGGCAAGGGGACGTTTTGA
- a CDS encoding helix-turn-helix domain-containing protein: MAIIVNLDVMLAKRKMSVTELSEQVGITMSNISILKNGKAKAIRFSTLEKICETLDCQPGDILEYSKEEK; encoded by the coding sequence ATGGCGATTATAGTAAATTTAGATGTCATGTTGGCTAAAAGAAAAATGAGCGTAACTGAATTATCGGAACAGGTGGGAATCACAATGTCAAATATCTCTATTTTAAAAAATGGAAAAGCAAAAGCAATTCGATTTTCTACTCTAGAGAAGATATGTGAAACACTGGATTGCCAGCCAGGTGATATTTTAGAATATTCAAAAGAAGAAAAGTAA
- a CDS encoding Fic family protein yields MDYFYKMYYNIGSIEDRNKIAINRYNYDSAIKTGLKIKPIDQPKIFELFYVPTNNTINLIEKVMSYDKELDEKFDILPGVAKKKFMIEIIADELYSTNELEGVKSSRKEIAESTKFIMSNKKPKNKRFHSMIASYLELINENLEYPKSAGDYRKIYDNITSGEIKEGEIPDGKIFRKDINYVYKNGKQIHRGVYPESSIIEKIEDLIKFMNKKDDELNYLLRIAIGHCYFGYIHPFYDGNGRTGRFISSLYLREKFSLMTTLLLSRGCNINRTEYLRIFDVTNKIVSSGELNYFVDKFLETIIAGQEDLLTRLNEKIYLLDMAYEKIQNDENIETEEELDVMFALIQDHYFSLDSKGMTVKDMVEVLQNSTVTVRKKLKAMEGKGLIKRIKSNPLVYILPDEYLENE; encoded by the coding sequence ATGGATTACTTTTATAAAATGTACTATAATATAGGTTCTATTGAAGATAGAAATAAAATTGCAATAAATAGGTACAACTATGATAGTGCTATAAAAACTGGATTAAAAATTAAACCCATTGATCAACCTAAAATTTTTGAGCTTTTTTATGTTCCAACAAATAATACTATTAATTTAATTGAGAAAGTAATGTCATATGATAAGGAATTGGATGAAAAATTTGATATACTTCCAGGAGTTGCAAAGAAAAAATTTATGATAGAAATAATTGCAGATGAACTTTACAGTACAAATGAACTAGAAGGAGTAAAAAGCTCTAGAAAGGAAATTGCTGAGAGTACAAAGTTTATAATGTCAAATAAAAAACCTAAAAATAAAAGGTTTCATAGTATGATAGCATCTTATTTAGAGTTAATAAATGAAAATTTAGAGTATCCAAAATCTGCAGGAGATTATAGGAAAATATATGACAATATAACAAGTGGAGAGATAAAAGAAGGAGAGATTCCAGACGGTAAGATATTTAGAAAGGATATCAATTATGTATATAAAAATGGAAAACAAATACATAGGGGAGTGTATCCGGAAAGTTCAATAATAGAAAAAATTGAAGACTTAATTAAATTTATGAATAAAAAAGATGATGAGTTAAATTACCTTTTAAGGATTGCAATAGGTCATTGTTATTTTGGCTATATACATCCATTCTACGATGGGAATGGAAGGACTGGAAGGTTTATAAGCAGCCTATATTTGAGGGAAAAGTTTTCTTTAATGACAACATTATTATTATCACGTGGATGCAATATAAATAGAACTGAATATTTAAGAATATTTGATGTAACAAATAAAATTGTATCGAGTGGAGAATTAAATTATTTTGTAGATAAATTTTTAGAAACTATTATAGCAGGTCAAGAAGATTTATTAACTAGATTAAATGAAAAAATATATTTACTTGATATGGCTTATGAAAAAATTCAAAATGATGAAAACATAGAAACGGAAGAGGAATTAGACGTGATGTTTGCATTGATACAGGATCATTATTTTAGTCTAGATAGTAAAGGCATGACCGTTAAGGATATGGTTGAAGTTTTACAAAATTCCACAGTAACTGTAAGAAAAAAATTGAAAGCTATGGAGGGAAAAGGATTAATTAAAAGAATTAAGTCAAATCCATTAGTCTATATTCTTCCTGACGAGTATTTGGAAAATGAATAA
- a CDS encoding alanine/glycine:cation symporter family protein yields MYQFKEIVNLANTVLWDYVLIFALIGIGIFMTIKLKFLQFTRVFPALKKMIVDIVNKKQVEEGKMSPFQALSTAVAAQVGTGNIVGVATAIASGGPGAAFWMIVSAFFGMATIFSESVLAQKYREVKEGEVTGGPAYYIKNGLKSKGLAMFFATTCIIALGIVGIMVQSNSVAGSVSNAFGIPAYIVTIVLAIVVFRILVGGMGRIASFSEKVVPVMAGLYILGSIVIIIMNIGNFVPAIKSIFVGAFSPKAIGGGALGITIQQTIRFGLARGLFSNEAGMGSTPHSHAVADVSHPAEQGFVAMIGVFISTFLICLSTVMVNIASGAYNPNISAAEMTKGATVMTQNGFASQFGSFGGMFLSICLSFFALTTIVGWYFFAEANVKFVFNSKPATVNTFKAIAITALVVGTMIDATFAWQLADLFMGLMALPNIIALFFLSKDVKEILADYDSCVEKGNIYWEYEYQDIEEEKTRKGSILRRGLSTTTLK; encoded by the coding sequence ATGTACCAATTTAAGGAGATAGTTAATTTGGCCAATACAGTGTTATGGGACTATGTATTAATATTTGCACTTATAGGTATTGGAATTTTTATGACCATAAAACTTAAGTTTCTACAGTTCACTAGAGTATTCCCAGCGTTAAAGAAAATGATTGTAGATATAGTCAATAAAAAACAAGTAGAAGAAGGGAAAATGTCGCCTTTTCAAGCCTTATCAACAGCGGTAGCAGCTCAAGTTGGAACAGGCAATATAGTAGGTGTAGCTACAGCTATAGCATCAGGTGGGCCAGGAGCTGCATTTTGGATGATAGTATCTGCGTTTTTTGGAATGGCTACAATATTTAGCGAATCAGTTTTAGCACAAAAATATAGAGAAGTCAAAGAAGGAGAAGTAACAGGAGGACCTGCATACTATATAAAAAATGGGCTGAAATCTAAAGGATTGGCTATGTTTTTTGCTACAACATGTATTATTGCATTAGGTATAGTTGGTATCATGGTTCAATCAAATTCAGTAGCAGGATCAGTAAGCAATGCTTTTGGAATACCAGCATATATTGTCACTATAGTACTTGCAATAGTAGTATTTCGTATATTGGTAGGAGGGATGGGAAGAATAGCATCCTTTTCAGAAAAGGTAGTACCAGTTATGGCGGGTCTATATATTCTAGGAAGTATAGTGATAATAATTATGAACATCGGCAATTTCGTTCCGGCAATTAAAAGTATTTTTGTAGGAGCATTTTCACCAAAGGCAATTGGTGGTGGAGCACTAGGTATTACAATTCAACAAACCATAAGATTTGGACTAGCAAGAGGACTTTTTTCAAACGAAGCTGGTATGGGTTCAACACCTCATTCCCATGCAGTTGCAGATGTTTCACATCCTGCTGAACAAGGTTTTGTTGCTATGATAGGTGTATTTATATCAACATTTTTGATTTGTTTATCAACAGTTATGGTCAATATTGCATCAGGAGCATACAATCCAAATATATCAGCAGCTGAAATGACCAAGGGAGCAACTGTCATGACACAAAATGGTTTTGCATCTCAATTTGGTTCATTTGGTGGAATGTTCTTATCAATATGTCTATCATTCTTTGCACTAACTACAATAGTAGGGTGGTATTTCTTTGCTGAAGCAAATGTTAAATTTGTTTTTAACTCCAAACCGGCAACTGTAAATACTTTTAAAGCTATTGCTATAACAGCTTTAGTAGTAGGGACTATGATAGATGCTACTTTTGCATGGCAATTGGCGGATTTGTTTATGGGACTAATGGCTCTTCCAAATATCATAGCACTATTTTTCCTATCAAAAGATGTAAAAGAAATACTTGCTGACTATGATTCATGTGTAGAAAAAGGCAATATTTATTGGGAATATGAATATCAAGATATTGAAGAAGAAAAGACTAGAAAAGGTTCAATACTAAGAAGAGGTTTAAGTACTACAACACTTAAGTAA